The genomic stretch tttatcgcaaaaataaatattgtttggaACATGATAcgatttttttaacaattttgaactgcagtttttgagtataatctggaaattttataaagataaTATGAGTTTAATAAATCATGTCCTATTTTtgagatataaatgatttgTGATGATTTGTCCGATCACTGTTAATAAGAATAAACATGGTAAATTATGATGGTATACTGATTGTTACCTAAATGAAGTACTTTTCAGGCTCTTCAATTGTTTCTTCTCTGGAAAAACTTGCAACAGCTCAATTCCATGGTCTGTGATAAAGGCTATCTCATTGACCCTCGGCCACACAAACCCCAGTATTTTGGCATTCTTCCACTTGCATGTATGCGAATATTCAACATTCGTAGGAGCCAAGTCTTTGAAATTCACGAATTCCACATTAGCATTCTGATTATCCAGATTTCTTTGAATAGCCAGAATATTATGGTCTGGCGAGAATTTGATTGAGATTATGGGACCTCTGTCTTCCATTCTGAAGGATGTTGATTTGGATTCGTCCATTCCGCTGACCGTGACGCCTGTAACGCCCCCGGATCGGACTGTAAAAACCTTGAAAACGAAAGATGTTACAAACGATGAAAAGTGAAATTTTACTAAAAGTAAGCAAGTTTAAAtgatatatttagttatatttgcattttcatttgttaaattataattaacaagGCACTTTAAAAGTAATACATCGTTTAGAAAGCGTTAAACAGGAGTTCATTTACCTGTCCATTGGTATCATCGAAAAATACATTTGTTACCGGGCTATCAGCGTCAAATCTCTTCGGTTGCTCTGAAAGCGCTAAATAGTATTCATCGCTATCTTTAAGGCTGAATTTAGCCATGTTTATTGCATAATATTGTTATTTACGCTAGAAAACACAATTTCCAAATTATTTACGttgttttgacactgacagttgatgTGTTCCACTTTGAATAATGTTTGAATAGAATGCAAACAAAAATTTGtgacatttttgtaataaattgGAACGTAACCAAAAAATACTATTCAAGACAATAAATATAACGCTGATTTGAATGCATATGAATGCATCAATGCAAGCTTATGGTTGCGTTCGTATTAAGGTTTTTGATCAGTCATAATTTTGAATGTAGCATTATCTCTATGACAACAAATGGCGGAagttataaaaacaaacaaagcTTGAGTAAAAGAAACCACTCTAGTTCTTTATATTGTGTAATGATGagtgaaaatattgaattaaaatCGTTTCCATCTAGCTTTAGGAAGGATAATGACATCGAAGAATACCATGAAATAGATGAAAAGGCTATTTCTGAACCGAAAACACATTCGCTACGCCGGGCTTCGAAAGTTCATTCAAAAACTATCACCGAAGAAGATTTCTTTACAGAATACGAAGTGAAGTACGCTCATAAGAAGCCAGGCAAGAAAAAACATACCAAAAAGAAAACAGACACCTCAAATTTAATGGATATAATTAACTCTGAATTAGCCGGGCTTACTCCCCCAGTGACCGAAGAATTAGTGACTATGAAGATTGATAATTCGAAGCCATTATTAAACAGATATTTAAGAAGTTCTGGGATACAAATGTTTAAAAAACCTCTTTGCTTTATACCGGAGCATGGGTAAGTTAAAGCACCTATTATAGGACTATCTGCTGTAGgacttgtaggtacctacttagacgTATATAAAATCGAACAAATTGATTTATGACTCACCATAACGTTTTTACAGTGTTATAGCCAATGATGCAATAAATGTGGAAAGATTTCACAGTCGGTCAGGAATCAAGTtgtttttatagtacctataatcCCTATTAGacttttgtaaattttatttcagcTATGGAGACAAGTTACTCACAACAGTTTTAAACCCTGTATACCCAAAAGTGCTGGAATATGCCGTAACAGAATATCAACCTATACCAGTTCAGTATATGGAAGCTGAAAAGTTTGAAGACGTCGTGGCTACAAATGAATCTGACGACGGATTAAGTAAATTTCTAGATttgacaattaaaaatattaaatttaaacatCACCATGAATTGTCTTTAGAAGAATTACTTTGTAATAAACTTGATGAAATATACAATGAGTACAAACGAAATGAGAGAATGCTAAGTGAATTAATAAGAGATATCAAAGTTATTAGAGAAACTAGAGACAgtctgaaagaagacttcacgAAAATATCGGCGAAAAAGGAAACTGTAAGATTCGATGAAACAGTTAGAAAATATTCGGCGAAACTTTTTTATTTGAAAAGCAAGCATGAACAACATTTAAATAtaagaaacgaaatgctacacCAAATTGGTTCCTTGTGGTCAGACGTTTTAATGACCAGAGAAAAATCAGGGAAAGTTAAGACTGGCTACATTTTAGACATTGATAAAAGTACGAAAGATTCTGAAGAATACGAAAAAGAATGGTCTGAAGTATTTAATATAGAATACACTGATAAACTTGATAGAATTGAATATGACTATgttacgaaatatgtcgagTACAAAAATGCAAAAGCAAATAAATTACAATCTAAAATGAATAAACCCAAATTAGATTTTGATGAAGATATAATAAAAAAGGAAGCGGAAACTATTGCTAATAAAACAGTAACAAAAGATAAGATCGACATAAGCCTCAGACAAGATCTTAAATTAATATCAGATAGACGAAAATCTCAGAAACAGGAAtctaaaaagtatttttttaagataTTCGTAGATGACGTGTTTGTTTGTGAGTCTGACGCATACGAAAGTAGCCCAGTAGATAAAACTAACGTGGAATTTACGGAATCTTTCTCAGTACAaatactacccaaaaacacTGAAATAACAATAGAGTTATTTGAACAAGACGAATCTGTATCTTACGTAAAAATAGctctaaacaaaataaaagaaactagTGTCAATGCAGAAAATAAGACTGAAGTATTTGTTTATAACAACATTGTAGAACCCAATCCCAAACATGTTGGTTGTGGACATAACATCAAAGAAATAGCAGCAGAAAATAAAGTAAGATTGAAAAGCAGTAATCTGTTTAAAGGGAATTTGTATACAACTTGCGAGGTAAGTTTGCAAATGGGCTGGAAtgagaaattaaatgaaaaCGAGATGGAGTCCATCAAATCTTCCATGGAAATAGGTAGAAAGCTTAAGAGATTAATACATGGTATTGATAAGCCTGATATTGATGCgttgaaaaatataattgaaaatatatatGAAAAGGACATTGGAAATGACgaagaaataataaataccttgAGACGTTTATCCAAATTAAATGTCGCTTCTGATGATAATATTCCTATAGATAAACAAAGTCCGGAATTCATCAGACTAAGACTCTTACATCTACGAAATAACGGTGGTTTTACAAATgtagaaaataaaattataccttTATTGGCAAGTCAAATTTCAACAGAGCAGTTGAACTGTCTCCAAAAGAGTACAGAGAATGAGTTCGATGTTCAATATTATGATAATCAAGATATGGACCCAATAGAGATACAGAGGTACATCGGGGCCAAATATGTGGAGAAGTTGAATAAGAATATGCTGAAGAATTTAAGTGAGCACCTGTTGAAGAAAACTCATAAAGATGTCGTACGGGATTTCAAGGATTTGAGTTTAAGGTTGGTTTGAAAATTCTTTATTTAGTAGTCGTTTTTGACGAGGAATTGAGTATAAATAAATAGGCATGAGGTTTCCTAAATAGTGTTTTTGATGATGACATTTATGTACCCACAaactgttaaaaattaaaattacatgaTCGATCGAACTGACAATATCGTAGTTGTGCCTGCTTTCTTGAAAGACAAGCAGAAATTACAATTTCAGTTACTTCAAATCTGACGGTTTTCCGAGGAAAATCGCTTTTTCACATATCAACACTTTActctttttgatttttttacaacCATAAATTTCAGGGGCCTCTTCTCAAACCAGTCCAACCTATCCCTGGCCCTCTCGAACAGCACTCGGCAACAACTTATGTCAGATGCTCTCCCCAAAGAGCACGAGATCCGCGTGAGCGTGTTCCGTGCTCTCGGACTGTGGGATCGCAGTGCTCCGGTGGTTCagaacgatgatgatgatgagaaaaTCGCTGGTAGGTATCATCTGAATTGATCTTGGACTGGTtagaatattttgattttggTATACCTTTTTCTGGTCTGCTATACTTTTTTAGGTTTCAAAATTCGGCCTCTTCGTCCTTTCGTTCGCGTGTCCTATCATAAGATATCGGAGCAAACTACTCCTGCCATTGGCTGCCATCCTACCTGGAATCAAACTCTAAAGATCAAGACTAAGTAAGTTTTGTTTCATTATTGTGATATCTGGTTCGAAGCTCCAACATTTGAGAAGTTTAGACTTGGACCTATTGAACCAGGGCAAACTGTGTTCTACATAAGTAGCTTAAATTAAACTTATGAAGAACTTCAATACATAGTACAAGAAAAAGGTCACTTGAGAAAGATAAGTAAAGTTAATTCATCATTTCGTCAATCTGTCTGCCTAGTTGCCTACACCGTATTGTATCCGCCaaatatttaaagaaataaTACCACAAAGTTCTTCCTTTGGGCTGTCTCTAGATCCCACGCAGGAAATACCTGTGACACCTACCATTACCATTACAGGCTGTCTCCGCTTTCAACAATCCAAGTGAATGTATTCGATGAAGAGCGGTCACCGGTCGCAGATGATTCCGACCAGCCGCTTACTGTCCACTACCGTTGTCAAAATAAGTGGCTTGGCTGCGTAGAGGTTCCATTGAAGACGGTTCTGGATATGGGCATGGTAAGTAGTACTACAaatggatattttttttttgctaggcTATAATGGTgttgctgggcaaaggcctctcccctttaTCTTCCACGACTACCGACATAGCGCCTGCTCTGGCCTGTGTGTTTTTAGATAGTAAAGGACATAAATGAAAGATCTTGCGTATATTTCAGCTAAAAGGCACCTTCAAGATATCCTCGCCACCCTTCCTTCTAGGCTACGAGAGTGCCCCCAAAAACTCCCACTCTTTGATACCTGAGGTAACTCAGCTCATGAGTAAAGAAGCAGCTTTCGTGTCACTTCAGATAACCAGCAGCCTTTCACATTTGGGAGGAGGACAGGTGAGTTGAGACCTGAGTGATTAACTTACCACGACAGAGTTAATCGATTATTGTAATCTTTagggcctatcgcgaaccaTTTTTTCGTTTGTTCGTTCGTCTATTCGCTTGAATATGCAAGAGTAATAGCGTATGCAAGTAAAATTTGATTTTTGATGTCCGCGATAGTACTTATAGGTAGTATTCAGACAGTTTTATGTGTGACGCTGATAGTTCTTTATCAACAGTTGTAAAATACTAGCTTGTTAACCTTTTGAAGGCATTTTCATCACGCTCAAATTTTCAGGGCTACAATCAACCAGTCCCAACCGATCCTGACGACTACATTATCCGACATCTGAACAACTTTGTCACCGAGTACACGAACGAGTTCCCTTCCAGAAACATCTCCCTCACGTACATAAATAGTACGGGTCACAACAAGTCTGTGACGCATTTCCTGCAGCCCATCCCGCCGCCGGATTATGAGAATAACTTTCCGAAGAATCCTAAGAGCGGGTCGGCTATGTCGAAGAGTTCTCGATCGTCGAGCAGTGGAAGGAAGAAAGACGCGGTAACTACCTATGTCAGAACAAGTCCTTCGGGTGGTATTTCATccgtccaatgtcattgcgtctcactccctcattaagcaaaacgtgaaacgcaatacacattagacaaagaaattggataggtgtggaataccacccttccGAACCTCAAAGGGAACCTTTACAGAATCACTCCGTATCTGTGTCATTACCCTGAGAAAGCATAAAGTTCAGATCTCCTGTCCTTTGGTTGGAGCGAAATAACGCAGAGGAGGCAGCCAAAAGCGTGATTTAGGCTAACATGACCTGCTCTCTAAAcaataatatgtaatattacCAGCACAGCGTAAGGTTTTACACAGTGGGCAAGTTACATTTATAGAAACTATCTACTAGTCTGCCATCTCAGCTCGGGAGTCGCACTTGAGGGTTGTCAAGAATTTTGTTACTGAATTTGGTACGATAAGTTAGTTAAGTATTACACTGTGATATTACTTTGGTACTATTTTGTAGATCGAAGAAGGAACCGAATTGGAATCAATCTACAGCGGGTTCAGCGGCAAAGCGGATAATATGGGGAAAATGATGGACGCGTGCTTGAGATACGTGTCACTGATACCGTGCTATGAGCCAGTGGACAGACGAGTTGTCACGTTACTGGGggtggtaagtattattttagatcacgtaataggtaagtacttttaATGCGAGAAAACACATTATTTAGTGACACGGCCTGCTTAGGCCAATGTCACGTCACGTGGCAAGTTTGACGGATAGGGCCCTACAGAATTTTGTGATAATTTTAGTCCTCCGTGATCATGTGAGCCGGGGTATTTTAGGCCTGGTATATTTCCCGCACAGTGTGATAATAAAATAACGAATCAAAAACTatttggtccttcgaaccggatactATTATAGTTCAGTAACCAATACCTGGAAGAGGCAAACAGATGATCCTTAAAGTATATCATCGTTTTTGTACATTCTCCGATCATTTTTATTAGTAGTTTAGAGTTAGACGACCCAATAAGACTAAAATGACCAACCAACGAACTAGCTAACGCTAAATTCTTTCCAGGAACTCCTAAAAGTACTCCACGGCTCCCCCCTCGACCACGCCATCCTCCTAACCAGCTATTTTCTCCACCTAGGCCTCAAATGTTACATCGCCGCAGGCCTAGGTCTCCCCCGAGGCCTAAGCTTTTACGTCCTCACCAAATATGACATAACCACCCACAGGATGGTCATGTCCAGTGATCAGTATAAGAGTAAACTGTTTGGGAGGAACGATGGATTTGTGTGGTATGTTTACGATGCAGTCGGCGGGGAGAGATTTGAGTTGAGAGATGTCAGTTGCCCGCTGAAGAGTGTGAATTATGtctttgataatgataatgtaAGTACCCTATAtccttaataataattaagagcccatcaacgtgcacactagcgccactgctaaataattgtgattatttaaatttgtattttgtattttgagttTCCTATTTACCTCCAAAGGCGTTTGACCGTTTAGTAAACAGTTCTTTGTACCTAAAGTGTGTTTAGCGGTAGTTTTTTTAGGGTTGATAACTATGCACTGAGTTTATATTATGGATCGCCTTTTTTCTTTCAGATATGGGTGAACGTCCAGTGTTCTCTCGATTGTGAAAGCGTCTCTTTTGATTTTAATCGATCTTCAGACTGGCAGCCTGTAagttatttattgaaatttaagcgTACAATACAGGTTTGATAATATAATATCCAAACTTAACTTGTAACCACTCGAGGAATAGAATGAAATAGGCACCTAGTCCTTAAGCCCCCATTCCCACGGGCGCTTTTACAActcgcgttaaaaaagcgtttgaatgacacaaatggatacatgtgCATTTATTTGGATGGATACGTTGTTGGATTTTAggctttaagccttggtcgttaaatcgaatttagagtgcggacagatccAAGcgtttttttaacgcgcgttgaaaaagctctcgtgcgaatgggggctaataatattttcacatcagcagctcgaacaagggtactttgcttcttaaaaacagtgagcaaaatgcgtttttgctcactgagtaattttgtctcactcagtgagcaaaatcgcattttgctcacttagtgagacagtatgagtgagcaaaatcgcattttgctcactgagtgagacaaaatgtcattcaagtgacttttatagtcaaatgtcatttcaacatgcggggtctaatacaagttcgatataagtacttgggttctattatctctgtccctctaggtatgttttctagagatgcaccggatatccggttactatccggtatccggcctatccggccattaatttactatccggccggataccggatagtgacctactatccggccggataccggatagtgacctactatccggccggataccggatagtaacattgcttgatttcggagtaaacaaattggatttatgAAACAGACacgatcataatcgtacttgtttattattttaaaacaatttaataattccattgacttgcacgcgcactcatttcgaacctagaaatgagtccgcgcgaacgtttactaggaaacaggtcaaaccatcagaatgcgcacctgaaaatccgaaatgttggtatagttcctctggccgaatattcggccgccggataccggatatccggccgatggtcaggccgaatatccggtatccggtatccggccaaacaactatccgttgcatctctaatgttttcactgcttagggtgaaaaattttgtgtactacacgagatcaaagttatttacatctcgtgcgcttttgaatcccttactacgctcaagattctaaatcagatcaaactttgatctcttgttgtacaaataactattttacttCTCAGGTATTCGACAAATCTATTTTCGTAATGAAGCTCCCAGTAGTAACTGATACCAGTCTGTACTCCGCTCCCGTCGGCGTCGAGAACTTACGAGTAGCCTTGGAGAGCCGGATTAAAAGTAAGGTGCAGCAGTGGCGCCCTCACGTCAAGACTATTTGGAACaggtaatttattgtaaataacaCTAATTTAAGCCTAGTCAAGGCAAGCCGCGGCTTCTAAG from Cydia fagiglandana chromosome 11, ilCydFagi1.1, whole genome shotgun sequence encodes the following:
- the LOC134668744 gene encoding protein CC2D2B, translating into MTTNGGSYKNKQSLSKRNHSSSLYCVMMSENIELKSFPSSFRKDNDIEEYHEIDEKAISEPKTHSLRRASKVHSKTITEEDFFTEYEVKYAHKKPGKKKHTKKKTDTSNLMDIINSELAGLTPPVTEELVTMKIDNSKPLLNRYLRSSGIQMFKKPLCFIPEHGYGDKLLTTVLNPVYPKVLEYAVTEYQPIPVQYMEAEKFEDVVATNESDDGLSKFLDLTIKNIKFKHHHELSLEELLCNKLDEIYNEYKRNERMLSELIRDIKVIRETRDSLKEDFTKISAKKETVRFDETVRKYSAKLFYLKSKHEQHLNIRNEMLHQIGSLWSDVLMTREKSGKVKTGYILDIDKSTKDSEEYEKEWSEVFNIEYTDKLDRIEYDYVTKYVEYKNAKANKLQSKMNKPKLDFDEDIIKKEAETIANKTVTKDKIDISLRQDLKLISDRRKSQKQESKKYFFKIFVDDVFVCESDAYESSPVDKTNVEFTESFSVQILPKNTEITIELFEQDESVSYVKIALNKIKETSVNAENKTEVFVYNNIVEPNPKHVGCGHNIKEIAAENKVRLKSSNLFKGNLYTTCEVSLQMGWNEKLNENEMESIKSSMEIGRKLKRLIHGIDKPDIDALKNIIENIYEKDIGNDEEIINTLRRLSKLNVASDDNIPIDKQSPEFIRLRLLHLRNNGGFTNVENKIIPLLASQISTEQLNCLQKSTENEFDVQYYDNQDMDPIEIQRYIGAKYVEKLNKNMLKNLSEHLLKKTHKDVVRDFKDLSLRGLFSNQSNLSLALSNSTRQQLMSDALPKEHEIRVSVFRALGLWDRSAPVVQNDDDDEKIAGFKIRPLRPFVRVSYHKISEQTTPAIGCHPTWNQTLKIKTKLSPLSTIQVNVFDEERSPVADDSDQPLTVHYRCQNKWLGCVEVPLKTVLDMGMLKGTFKISSPPFLLGYESAPKNSHSLIPEVTQLMSKEAAFVSLQITSSLSHLGGGQGYNQPVPTDPDDYIIRHLNNFVTEYTNEFPSRNISLTYINSTGHNKSVTHFLQPIPPPDYENNFPKNPKSGSAMSKSSRSSSSGRKKDAIEEGTELESIYSGFSGKADNMGKMMDACLRYVSLIPCYEPVDRRVVTLLGVELLKVLHGSPLDHAILLTSYFLHLGLKCYIAAGLGLPRGLSFYVLTKYDITTHRMVMSSDQYKSKLFGRNDGFVWYVYDAVGGERFELRDVSCPLKSVNYVFDNDNIWVNVQCSLDCESVSFDFNRSSDWQPVFDKSIFVMKLPVVTDTSLYSAPVGVENLRVALESRIKSKVQQWRPHVKTIWNRYCSTLLREELPFWEYYAFNPTEQKPGLGQRLKQLMVTHKMFGFPLNMPFVNMKSAISTVKSTGLHVQADPNAEFALGVEIYTYPNNVISVWVFLASISRI